In the Onychostoma macrolepis isolate SWU-2019 chromosome 09, ASM1243209v1, whole genome shotgun sequence genome, one interval contains:
- the bbs5 gene encoding Bardet-Biedl syndrome 5 protein homolog isoform X2 — MKTRPGEALIDCLDSIEDTKGNNGDRGRLLVTNLRIIWHSLALPRVNLSVGYNCIINITTRTANSKLRGQTEALYILTKSNNTRFEFIFTNVVPGSPRLFTSVIAVHRAYETSKMYRDLKLRGALIQNKQLRLLPQEQVYDKINGVWNLSSDQGNLGTFFITNVRIVWHANMNESFNVSIPYLQIRSIRIRDSKFGLALVIESSQQTGGYVLGFKIDPMDKLQDAVKEINSLHKVYSANPIFGVEYEMEEKPQPLEELTVEQPPDDVEIEPDEHTDAFTAYFADGNKQHDREPVFSEELGLAIEKLKDGFTLQGLWEVMG, encoded by the exons ATGAAAACCAGACCAGGCGAAGCGCTTATCGACTGCCTGGATTCAATCGAGGACACAAAGGGAAATAATGGTGACAGAG GAAGACTCCTGGTGACCAATTTGAGGATAATCTGGCATTCACTGGCACTGCCAAGAGTCAACTTGT cTGTGGGATACAACTGCATTATTAATATCACCACGAGGACAGCAAATTCA AAACTGAGAGGTCAGACTGAAGCGCTTTACATATTAACCAAATCTAATAACACTAGATTTGAGTTCATATTCACCAATGTAGTCCCAGGAAGTCCAAGACTGTTTACATCTGTCATTGCAGTTCACAG agCTTATGAAACTTCCAAAATGTATCGAGATCTGAAGCTAAGAGGAGCTCTTATTCAGAATAAACAGCTGAGGCTTCTGCCACAGGAGCAGGTTTATGATAAAATTAATGGAGTTTGGAACCTGTCTAGTGATCAG GGTAATCTTGGAACTTTTTTCATTACTAACGTGAGGATAGTGTGGCATGCCAACATGAACGAGAGCTTCAACGTCAGCATTCCTTATCTACAAATC CGCTCAATAAGGATTAGAGACTCTAAATTTGGACTTGCTCTTGTGATTGAGAGCTCTCAGCAG ACAGGAGGATATGTGCTGGGATTCAAGATCGACCCAATGGACAAGTTACAAGATGCCGTGAAGGAAATCAACTCCTTACACAAAGTGTACTCAGCAAACCCCATTTTTGGTGTGGAATATGAGATGGAAGAAAAG cctcagcctctggaggaGCTGACAGTAGAGCAGCCACCTGATGACGTGGAGATTGAGCCAGATGAGCACACAGACGCTTTTACC GCTTATTTTGCAGATGGAAATAAG CAACATGACCGTGAGCCGGTGTTCTCTGAAGAGTTGGGTCTGGCCATAGAGAAATTAAAAGATGGATTCACACTACAGGGACTCTGGGAAGTCATGGGTTAA
- the bbs5 gene encoding Bardet-Biedl syndrome 5 protein homolog isoform X1 → MASVLDALWEDRDVRFDISPQQMKTRPGEALIDCLDSIEDTKGNNGDRGRLLVTNLRIIWHSLALPRVNLSVGYNCIINITTRTANSKLRGQTEALYILTKSNNTRFEFIFTNVVPGSPRLFTSVIAVHRAYETSKMYRDLKLRGALIQNKQLRLLPQEQVYDKINGVWNLSSDQGNLGTFFITNVRIVWHANMNESFNVSIPYLQIRSIRIRDSKFGLALVIESSQQTGGYVLGFKIDPMDKLQDAVKEINSLHKVYSANPIFGVEYEMEEKPQPLEELTVEQPPDDVEIEPDEHTDAFTAYFADGNKQHDREPVFSEELGLAIEKLKDGFTLQGLWEVMG, encoded by the exons ATGGCGTCGGTGTTAGACGCACTCTGGGAGGACAGAGACGTGAGATTTGACATCTCTCCGCA gCAGATGAAAACCAGACCAGGCGAAGCGCTTATCGACTGCCTGGATTCAATCGAGGACACAAAGGGAAATAATGGTGACAGAG GAAGACTCCTGGTGACCAATTTGAGGATAATCTGGCATTCACTGGCACTGCCAAGAGTCAACTTGT cTGTGGGATACAACTGCATTATTAATATCACCACGAGGACAGCAAATTCA AAACTGAGAGGTCAGACTGAAGCGCTTTACATATTAACCAAATCTAATAACACTAGATTTGAGTTCATATTCACCAATGTAGTCCCAGGAAGTCCAAGACTGTTTACATCTGTCATTGCAGTTCACAG agCTTATGAAACTTCCAAAATGTATCGAGATCTGAAGCTAAGAGGAGCTCTTATTCAGAATAAACAGCTGAGGCTTCTGCCACAGGAGCAGGTTTATGATAAAATTAATGGAGTTTGGAACCTGTCTAGTGATCAG GGTAATCTTGGAACTTTTTTCATTACTAACGTGAGGATAGTGTGGCATGCCAACATGAACGAGAGCTTCAACGTCAGCATTCCTTATCTACAAATC CGCTCAATAAGGATTAGAGACTCTAAATTTGGACTTGCTCTTGTGATTGAGAGCTCTCAGCAG ACAGGAGGATATGTGCTGGGATTCAAGATCGACCCAATGGACAAGTTACAAGATGCCGTGAAGGAAATCAACTCCTTACACAAAGTGTACTCAGCAAACCCCATTTTTGGTGTGGAATATGAGATGGAAGAAAAG cctcagcctctggaggaGCTGACAGTAGAGCAGCCACCTGATGACGTGGAGATTGAGCCAGATGAGCACACAGACGCTTTTACC GCTTATTTTGCAGATGGAAATAAG CAACATGACCGTGAGCCGGTGTTCTCTGAAGAGTTGGGTCTGGCCATAGAGAAATTAAAAGATGGATTCACACTACAGGGACTCTGGGAAGTCATGGGTTAA